One region of Acidobacteriota bacterium genomic DNA includes:
- the waaC gene encoding lipopolysaccharide heptosyltransferase I: MSSESPGPDCSRLLVIRLSALGDVLHTAPAVVALSRALAGSKMAWAVEGAYQELAREISNVEVIPVTMKRWGHAPFSPEAIRQFRAARSAVRDFARGECAVDFQGLLKSAIWGLVAGAGTRWGFGASSIREKAALLLINRRIEVDPSLHVIEQNMALASAIAGAPLPIPELDFSRFLGVRKPETTGPIVLIPGTGRAEKNWSPESFAQLGRHLISRGADVLVVWGRGEEELAGEVAEGSGARLAPPTDLRELGGLLAAALLVVGGDTGPLHMAAAMGRPVVGLYGPTDPGRNGPWGRKVAVVSTWGADRAMGSISTSSVIESIDRLLSGFST; this comes from the coding sequence ATGAGCTCCGAATCGCCCGGGCCGGATTGCAGCAGGCTGCTCGTCATCCGCCTCTCCGCCTTGGGTGACGTCCTCCATACCGCTCCGGCGGTGGTCGCGCTCTCGCGTGCACTCGCCGGTTCGAAGATGGCCTGGGCAGTCGAAGGGGCGTATCAGGAGCTCGCGCGGGAGATCTCGAACGTCGAAGTGATTCCGGTGACGATGAAGCGGTGGGGACACGCTCCGTTCTCGCCTGAGGCCATCCGGCAGTTTCGCGCGGCCCGCAGCGCCGTGCGGGACTTCGCCCGGGGCGAGTGTGCGGTCGACTTCCAGGGCCTTCTAAAGAGCGCGATCTGGGGACTCGTCGCCGGAGCAGGCACCCGATGGGGCTTCGGCGCGAGCTCGATACGGGAAAAGGCTGCTCTGCTGCTGATCAATCGGAGGATCGAGGTCGATCCGTCGCTCCACGTCATCGAGCAGAACATGGCGCTCGCTTCTGCGATCGCCGGAGCTCCCCTTCCGATTCCGGAGCTCGACTTCTCCCGCTTCCTCGGTGTCCGGAAGCCGGAGACGACGGGGCCGATCGTTCTGATACCGGGAACCGGGAGAGCGGAGAAGAACTGGAGTCCGGAGAGTTTCGCGCAGCTCGGCCGGCACCTGATCTCCCGAGGAGCGGACGTGCTCGTCGTGTGGGGGCGGGGCGAGGAGGAGCTCGCCGGAGAGGTGGCGGAGGGTTCCGGCGCCCGGTTGGCGCCGCCGACGGACCTTCGGGAGCTCGGCGGCCTGCTCGCCGCGGCGCTCCTGGTGGTCGGGGGCGACACGGGACCGCTGCACATGGCCGCCGCGATGGGAAGGCCGGTCGTCGGGTTGTACGGCCCGACCGATCCCGGCCGCAACGGCCCGTGGGGCCGGAAGGTGGCGGTCGTCAGCACCTGGGGCGCGGACCGGGCGATGGGCTCGATTTCAACCAGTTCGGTCATCGAGTCGATCGATCGACTCCTTTCCGGCTTTTCGACTTAA
- a CDS encoding adenylyltransferase/cytidyltransferase family protein, translating to MRRSPAPILDTDELERELKVRRQEGRTVALANGCFDILHVGHLRYLEGASREADILVVAVNGDRSVREIKGSGRPVMPAEERAEMIASTLWPDYVVIFDDSSPAGLIERLRPDVQCKGTDYTESSVPEGALVRSYGGRVAIVGDPKDHSTTEILGRTGR from the coding sequence ATGAGACGGAGTCCCGCACCGATTCTCGATACGGACGAGCTCGAGCGCGAATTGAAGGTCCGGCGCCAGGAGGGTCGAACCGTCGCTCTGGCCAACGGTTGTTTCGACATCCTTCACGTCGGTCATCTCCGCTATCTCGAGGGGGCCTCCCGGGAGGCGGACATTCTCGTCGTCGCGGTCAATGGAGACCGTTCGGTCCGGGAGATCAAAGGTTCCGGGCGGCCGGTGATGCCTGCGGAGGAGCGCGCCGAGATGATCGCATCGACCCTCTGGCCCGACTACGTCGTCATTTTCGACGATTCCTCCCCCGCGGGCCTGATCGAGAGGCTGCGTCCGGACGTCCAGTGCAAAGGAACTGATTACACGGAGTCATCGGTCCCGGAGGGGGCGCTGGTGCGAAGCTATGGCGGGCGGGTCGCGATCGTCGGGGATCCGAAGGACCATTCGACGACCGAGATCCTCGGTCGAACCGGCAGATGA
- the hutU gene encoding urocanate hydratase has translation MKTIRAPRGSTLSCRGWQQEAALRMLMNNLDPEVAERPEDLIVYGGRGKAARNEEAFHAIVSALRRLENDETLLVQSGKPVGVFRTHADAPRVLIANSNLVPHWATSEEFRRLEDLGLTMYGQMTAGSWIYIGTQGILQGTFECFAAVARRHFGDSLRKRLVVSGGLGGMGGAQPLAATMNEATCLIAEIDPSRIERRLEKRYLDERIDDLDQAIDRSLEAKNAGEAVSIGVVANAVDLLERLLERSIIPDVLTDQTSAHDELNGYVPTGLSFDAALELRRRDPDEYVRRSYESMARHVRAMIALQDAGAVTFDYGNNLRGQALKAGVENPFAIEGFVPLFIRPLFCEGKGPFRWAALSGDPEDIRVTDEKILELFPDDVALHRWIRMAQERVEFQGLPARICWLGYGERDRAGLAFNELVRSGAVRAPIVIGRDHLDSGSVASPNRETEGMKDGSDAIADWPILNVLLNAVAGATWVSFHHGGGVGIGYSLHAGMVVVADGTEAAATRIERVLTTDPGTGVMRHVDAGYERAIDVAGERGVDIPMLKR, from the coding sequence ATGAAGACAATTCGAGCACCACGCGGATCGACGCTGAGCTGCCGAGGATGGCAGCAGGAGGCGGCGCTCCGGATGCTGATGAACAATCTCGACCCGGAGGTCGCCGAGCGCCCCGAAGACCTCATCGTCTACGGGGGGCGTGGCAAGGCAGCACGAAACGAAGAGGCGTTCCATGCGATCGTCAGCGCGCTGCGACGCCTCGAGAACGACGAGACCCTTCTGGTCCAGTCGGGCAAGCCGGTCGGCGTTTTCCGCACACATGCCGACGCACCCCGCGTCCTGATCGCGAACTCCAACCTGGTTCCCCACTGGGCAACCTCCGAGGAGTTCCGGCGACTCGAAGACCTCGGTTTGACCATGTATGGACAGATGACCGCGGGATCGTGGATCTACATCGGAACCCAGGGGATCCTCCAGGGGACCTTCGAGTGTTTCGCCGCCGTCGCACGCCGGCATTTCGGAGACTCGCTCCGGAAGCGGCTCGTCGTGAGCGGCGGGCTCGGAGGGATGGGAGGAGCCCAGCCACTCGCCGCAACGATGAACGAAGCGACCTGTCTGATCGCGGAGATCGACCCGAGCAGAATCGAGCGACGACTCGAAAAGCGATACCTCGACGAACGAATCGATGATCTCGATCAGGCGATCGATCGATCTCTCGAGGCGAAAAACGCCGGAGAGGCCGTCTCGATCGGAGTCGTCGCCAACGCCGTCGATCTTCTCGAGCGCCTCCTCGAGCGCTCGATCATCCCCGATGTCCTGACCGACCAGACCTCCGCGCACGACGAGTTGAACGGCTACGTCCCGACGGGCCTGAGCTTCGATGCGGCGCTCGAGCTCCGCCGTCGCGATCCCGACGAATACGTCCGACGCTCATACGAATCGATGGCTCGCCACGTCCGCGCCATGATCGCGCTCCAGGACGCCGGCGCGGTGACGTTCGACTACGGCAACAATCTTCGCGGCCAGGCCCTCAAAGCGGGCGTCGAGAATCCGTTCGCGATCGAAGGGTTCGTCCCCCTCTTCATCCGGCCGCTATTCTGCGAGGGGAAGGGACCGTTCCGGTGGGCGGCTCTCTCCGGAGATCCCGAGGACATCCGGGTGACCGACGAAAAGATACTCGAGCTCTTTCCCGACGACGTCGCGCTCCACCGCTGGATCCGTATGGCGCAGGAGCGGGTCGAATTTCAGGGCCTTCCAGCGAGAATCTGCTGGCTCGGTTACGGGGAGCGGGACCGGGCCGGACTGGCGTTCAACGAGCTCGTCCGTTCGGGAGCAGTCCGGGCGCCGATCGTCATCGGGCGCGACCACCTCGACTCCGGGTCGGTCGCATCTCCGAACAGGGAAACCGAGGGGATGAAAGACGGTTCCGATGCAATCGCGGACTGGCCGATTCTCAACGTGCTCCTCAATGCCGTGGCCGGCGCCACATGGGTATCGTTCCATCACGGCGGCGGAGTCGGAATCGGCTACTCGCTCCATGCAGGTATGGTCGTGGTCGCCGACGGCACCGAGGCGGCAGCGACCCGGATCGAGCGCGTTCTCACGACCGACCCCGGCACCGGCGTCATGCGCCACGTGGATGCCGGATATGAGAGGGCGATCGACGTGGCCGGGGAGAGGGGCGTCGACATCCCGATGCTGAAGCGATGA
- the nth gene encoding endonuclease III, with the protein MRDRSRKIYRRLVRMYPDAECSLDFENAWQLLVATILSAQSTDANVNEVTPRLFERFAGPEDLANAKRNEIEELIHSTGFFRQKAKAIQTTALAVVREHGGVVPDTMEELVELQGVGRKTANVVLGNAMGRPAGVVVDTHVRRVSSRLGFTAHDDPVKIERDLMELFSKRTWVRLSHLLIAHGRAICQARRPLCEQCRLSDLCPSSRV; encoded by the coding sequence ATGCGGGATCGGAGTCGAAAGATCTACAGACGGCTCGTCCGGATGTATCCGGATGCCGAGTGCAGTCTCGACTTCGAGAACGCCTGGCAGCTGCTCGTCGCGACGATTCTCTCCGCCCAGAGCACCGATGCGAACGTCAACGAGGTGACGCCGCGGCTCTTCGAGCGCTTTGCCGGTCCGGAAGATCTGGCGAATGCGAAGCGGAACGAGATCGAAGAACTGATTCACTCGACCGGTTTTTTCCGTCAGAAGGCGAAGGCGATCCAGACGACGGCGCTGGCGGTCGTCAGGGAGCACGGTGGTGTGGTGCCCGACACGATGGAAGAGCTGGTCGAGCTCCAGGGTGTCGGGCGGAAGACGGCGAACGTCGTGCTCGGAAACGCGATGGGACGGCCGGCTGGCGTGGTCGTCGACACTCACGTCCGTCGGGTCTCGTCGAGGCTCGGCTTCACCGCGCACGACGATCCGGTGAAGATCGAGCGCGATCTGATGGAGCTTTTCTCGAAGAGAACGTGGGTTCGCCTGAGCCACCTCCTGATCGCGCACGGCCGGGCGATCTGTCAGGCGCGTAGACCGCTTTGCGAACAGTGCCGGCTTTCGGATCTCTGCCCCTCGTCCCGAGTGTGA
- a CDS encoding phage holin family protein, with protein MDRSLGEIIKGLMADISTLIRSEIALAKLEVRHSVTKLGVGGIFFLVAGIFALTGVILLIVMLILILAIWLQTWAATLIVALLLFALAFVAVIMGKKKLSSLEIVPKASVESVRTDINAIRNRGTQ; from the coding sequence GTGGACCGTTCCCTCGGAGAGATCATCAAGGGGCTGATGGCCGACATCTCGACCCTGATCCGGAGCGAGATCGCGCTCGCCAAGCTGGAAGTCCGCCATTCCGTCACGAAGCTCGGCGTCGGAGGAATCTTCTTCCTCGTTGCGGGCATCTTCGCCCTGACGGGAGTCATTCTCCTGATCGTCATGCTGATCCTCATCCTGGCGATCTGGCTCCAGACCTGGGCAGCCACGCTGATCGTTGCACTGCTGCTGTTCGCGCTGGCTTTCGTGGCCGTGATCATGGGTAAGAAGAAGCTCTCGAGCCTCGAGATCGTTCCGAAGGCGAGCGTCGAGAGTGTTCGAACCGACATCAATGCGATCAGAAACAGGGGGACTCAGTGA
- the dprA gene encoding DNA-processing protein DprA → MPSDKLRDLHLAYSFIHFLNPARMRVLRQTFDPLTEVAQTPVRALASLLNLSEPRARLVRDPLQLPEFANQVERWRDHVITLLDPGYPPLLAEIHDPPSALWVRGSRDALSRRSVAVVGSRKATHYGLAAATRLARELARHGVVVVSGLARGIDSAAHEAAVTAGGTTIAVMATGIDVIYPRSHEKLAERIVATGGTLITELPPGRPPHKSNFPVRNRIISGLSAGAVIVEASARSGSLITARLAAEQNREVFAVPGSIFHEGTEGPHRLIQYGAKLVHDVSDILEEIGIDVGPELAREAEPDLPEGLATILKTLKPDEPLHVDAIAERSRTPVSRLGTALFELETRGLVKALPGAAYVRIS, encoded by the coding sequence ATGCCATCTGACAAACTCCGCGATCTTCATCTCGCGTATTCTTTCATCCATTTTCTCAACCCCGCACGCATGCGCGTGCTCCGGCAGACGTTCGATCCATTGACCGAGGTCGCCCAGACTCCGGTTCGGGCGCTCGCGTCGCTTCTGAATCTATCCGAACCGCGCGCCCGGCTGGTCAGAGATCCGTTACAACTGCCTGAATTTGCAAATCAGGTCGAACGCTGGCGCGACCATGTGATCACCCTTCTCGACCCCGGCTATCCCCCGCTTCTCGCCGAGATTCACGATCCCCCTTCGGCGCTCTGGGTGCGGGGAAGCCGGGATGCTCTCTCGCGGCGATCGGTCGCCGTCGTCGGGAGCAGAAAGGCCACGCACTACGGCCTCGCAGCCGCGACCCGTCTCGCTCGCGAGCTCGCCAGACACGGGGTCGTCGTGGTCTCCGGTCTCGCACGAGGGATCGACTCGGCGGCTCACGAAGCCGCCGTCACGGCCGGAGGAACGACGATTGCCGTCATGGCGACGGGTATCGACGTGATTTACCCCCGCTCGCACGAGAAGCTCGCCGAGCGAATCGTCGCTACCGGCGGCACGCTCATCACGGAGCTGCCGCCCGGACGGCCGCCTCACAAGTCGAATTTCCCGGTCCGGAACCGGATCATCTCCGGTCTGTCGGCCGGCGCGGTGATCGTCGAGGCTTCGGCGAGAAGCGGCTCCCTGATCACCGCCCGCCTGGCTGCCGAGCAGAACCGTGAAGTCTTCGCCGTTCCGGGCTCGATCTTTCACGAGGGAACCGAGGGGCCGCACCGGCTGATCCAGTACGGAGCCAAGCTGGTGCACGACGTTTCCGACATTCTCGAAGAGATCGGGATCGATGTCGGTCCGGAGCTCGCTCGCGAAGCCGAACCCGATCTTCCGGAGGGTCTGGCGACGATCCTGAAGACGCTGAAGCCGGATGAGCCCCTGCACGTCGATGCGATCGCCGAGCGGAGCAGGACGCCGGTCAGCCGGCTGGGCACCGCGCTTTTCGAGCTCGAAACCCGAGGACTCGTCAAAGCGCTTCCGGGCGCCGCCTACGTTCGGATCAGCTGA
- a CDS encoding tetratricopeptide repeat protein codes for MKRLLPIFLTTLVAVPIGCRSHDLSTEQGQARFGVEAAEMNLWREARFRFEKTVQMNPDDARNWSNLAVAYEGTGEYDLARDAYLRALQLDRANEFVQRNYSRFLEHYGTPEAEDAKEESPEEAEKPTEDAEASPEESDETTEEVEESEDAEESEETEESEDPNEDLPDGSVPPAAPIDPDPGDSEMPEDESEDSN; via the coding sequence ATGAAACGCCTCCTGCCCATTTTCCTCACCACATTGGTTGCCGTACCGATCGGATGCCGGAGCCACGACCTGTCCACCGAGCAGGGGCAGGCGCGCTTCGGGGTCGAGGCTGCCGAGATGAATCTGTGGAGAGAGGCGAGGTTCCGTTTCGAGAAGACCGTGCAGATGAATCCCGACGACGCCCGGAACTGGAGCAACCTGGCCGTCGCTTACGAGGGTACCGGAGAGTACGACCTCGCTCGGGACGCCTATCTCCGCGCGCTTCAGCTCGATCGGGCCAACGAGTTCGTCCAGAGGAACTACTCCCGGTTTCTCGAGCACTACGGAACACCCGAGGCGGAAGACGCGAAGGAAGAGTCGCCGGAAGAAGCGGAAAAGCCGACTGAGGATGCGGAAGCGTCGCCGGAAGAATCGGACGAGACAACGGAAGAAGTGGAAGAGTCGGAGGATGCCGAAGAGTCGGAGGAGACCGAAGAGTCGGAAGATCCGAACGAGGATCTCCCGGATGGCTCGGTGCCGCCCGCAGCGCCGATCGATCCGGACCCGGGAGACTCCGAGATGCCCGAGGACGAGAGTGAGGACTCAAATTGA
- a CDS encoding BamA/TamA family outer membrane protein, translating to MKRIAAAVSTILLVSAFAQEASGFGKNKITYDEFDWKIYTSTHFDVYFYEEERESLQKIVNYAESAYDELSRRFDHQIEKRIPLIYYATHSAFEQNNIILNFIPEGVGAFAEPVRNRMVLPIDMPDEAVYALIKHELTHVFEYEIFFQGRLGRRIRANPPTWLMEGLASYMAQDEDTADRMVLRDAVVNDNLPSISQPVGGFFGYRFGHAVFEFMETNWGIEGLRDFIYEYRNALGSDVERPIRRAFDLSINEFDSMFRTWLRKRYLPALISKGEPLEYGEPFRLGENVYSQETSPVPAPSGDLMAAIATYKQDVDVALFTVPDRKLFKNISRGFPDHYEYVIAQFLTTAPAMGRDIGFSPDGDRIAMFVKKERGRQLMIVNALYGNIERIIPMPDVEQQLSPSWSPDGNRIVFHGFSGNRADIFEYDLRADTVRNLTDDAHYDAAPVYSPDGESVIYSSVMDQYAKLVRIDLRNTSDRYVLTTGEWNDRDAWFSPDGGRIFFASDRPTARDKAVLESELLEIAATWAGDDAAAPTPDAASFSAFNIYSLDLSTGEVLQYTDVIGGSFTPVVFEGKDSEEKFVFASYYKGAWTLFVGNTADHIGVAENIDIPVDPMIEEERPQFLAPVEVNLDPDQEQDEGRFRLFIEDVQVNAGVTSDQTFVSRSVLYMSDMLGGRRFIAAFDSVSTFSNFDFIYLDMRRRWNWGARIFDDRTYYLQDQLGEDVRLEREELYRETGALGFISYPFDRYRRLDLGIGYLFREITLPTFVAEQLGTSSFEDDFPYVSATLTGDSAVFRSFGPISGRRYELTLQHQTDLDEGGALSNNVVLDFRQYFQMTARTLLAARVFAGYSEGSRPGFYYFGGLNTLRGYRFRSIVGNRAFYGNFEVRFPLVDVIATPVMTFREIRGSLFFDVGAAWFNGQDYTFYEDGALQDGLASVGYGISFNLFGLQLNWDFAKRTDLDSFDGDLETSFWIGPTF from the coding sequence GTGAAACGTATTGCAGCGGCAGTTTCGACGATCCTGCTAGTTTCGGCGTTCGCCCAGGAGGCTTCCGGCTTCGGCAAGAACAAGATCACGTATGACGAGTTCGACTGGAAGATCTACACGTCGACCCACTTCGACGTTTATTTCTATGAAGAGGAGAGGGAGTCGCTGCAGAAGATCGTCAACTATGCAGAGAGTGCATACGACGAGCTTTCGAGAAGATTCGATCATCAGATCGAGAAGCGGATCCCGCTGATCTACTACGCCACGCACTCGGCGTTCGAGCAGAACAACATCATCCTGAACTTCATACCGGAGGGGGTGGGTGCGTTCGCGGAGCCGGTCCGGAATCGGATGGTTCTGCCGATCGACATGCCGGACGAGGCGGTCTACGCCCTGATCAAGCATGAGCTCACGCACGTCTTCGAGTACGAGATTTTCTTTCAGGGGAGGCTGGGGCGGCGAATCAGGGCGAATCCTCCGACATGGCTGATGGAAGGCCTCGCTTCCTACATGGCCCAGGACGAGGACACGGCGGATCGAATGGTCCTCCGGGACGCGGTCGTCAACGACAACCTTCCATCGATCTCCCAACCCGTCGGCGGTTTTTTCGGATACCGGTTCGGTCACGCCGTTTTCGAGTTCATGGAAACGAACTGGGGAATCGAAGGCTTGCGGGACTTCATCTACGAGTACCGCAACGCGCTCGGTTCGGACGTGGAGCGGCCGATCCGTCGCGCATTCGACCTTTCGATCAATGAGTTCGACTCGATGTTTCGGACCTGGCTCCGGAAGCGCTACCTCCCCGCGCTCATCTCGAAGGGGGAGCCGCTCGAGTATGGCGAGCCGTTCCGGCTCGGCGAGAACGTCTACAGCCAGGAGACGTCACCGGTTCCGGCGCCATCGGGCGATCTGATGGCCGCGATCGCGACCTATAAACAGGACGTCGACGTGGCGCTTTTCACCGTCCCCGATCGGAAACTCTTCAAGAATATCTCGCGCGGCTTTCCGGACCACTACGAGTATGTGATCGCCCAGTTTCTGACGACGGCCCCCGCGATGGGGAGAGACATCGGCTTTTCGCCCGATGGCGACCGGATCGCGATGTTCGTGAAAAAGGAGCGTGGCCGCCAGCTGATGATCGTCAATGCACTTTACGGGAACATCGAGAGAATCATCCCGATGCCGGACGTCGAGCAGCAGCTCAGCCCTTCCTGGTCGCCCGACGGCAACCGGATCGTTTTTCACGGATTCAGCGGAAACAGAGCCGACATTTTCGAGTACGACCTTCGCGCCGACACGGTTCGCAACCTGACCGACGACGCTCATTACGACGCCGCGCCCGTCTATTCGCCAGACGGGGAGAGCGTCATCTACTCGTCGGTGATGGATCAGTATGCGAAGCTCGTCAGGATCGACCTCCGAAACACCTCGGACCGCTATGTGCTCACCACCGGTGAGTGGAACGATCGCGATGCCTGGTTCAGCCCGGATGGTGGCCGGATCTTTTTCGCTTCGGATCGCCCGACCGCGCGCGACAAGGCCGTGCTCGAATCCGAGCTGCTCGAGATCGCAGCGACGTGGGCCGGTGATGATGCCGCCGCTCCGACACCCGACGCGGCGAGCTTCTCCGCCTTCAACATCTATTCGCTCGACCTCTCCACTGGCGAGGTCCTCCAATACACCGACGTGATCGGCGGCAGCTTCACCCCGGTCGTCTTCGAGGGTAAAGATTCCGAGGAGAAATTCGTCTTCGCCAGCTACTACAAGGGAGCCTGGACGCTTTTCGTCGGGAACACCGCCGATCACATCGGAGTGGCCGAGAACATCGATATCCCGGTCGATCCGATGATCGAGGAAGAACGTCCGCAGTTTCTCGCCCCCGTCGAGGTCAACCTCGATCCCGACCAGGAACAGGACGAAGGACGTTTTCGCCTCTTCATCGAAGACGTCCAGGTCAATGCCGGTGTGACGTCGGATCAGACGTTCGTATCCCGTTCGGTCCTCTACATGAGCGACATGCTCGGAGGACGAAGATTCATCGCCGCGTTCGATTCGGTATCCACATTCTCGAATTTCGACTTCATCTACCTCGACATGCGCCGCCGATGGAACTGGGGAGCCCGGATCTTCGATGATCGAACCTACTATCTGCAGGATCAGCTCGGCGAGGACGTCAGACTCGAACGAGAGGAGCTCTACCGGGAGACCGGCGCGCTCGGATTCATCAGCTATCCCTTCGATCGCTATCGGCGGCTCGATCTCGGGATCGGATACCTCTTCCGGGAGATCACGCTTCCGACTTTCGTGGCGGAACAGCTCGGTACGTCCAGCTTCGAGGACGACTTCCCCTACGTGAGCGCGACCCTCACGGGCGACAGCGCGGTCTTCCGATCGTTCGGCCCCATCTCCGGCCGCCGCTACGAACTCACGCTCCAGCACCAGACCGATCTCGACGAGGGAGGAGCGCTCAGCAACAACGTCGTCCTCGACTTCCGCCAGTACTTCCAGATGACCGCCAGGACGCTTCTCGCGGCGAGGGTGTTCGCCGGCTATTCCGAAGGCTCCCGCCCCGGCTTCTATTACTTTGGCGGTCTGAACACCCTGCGCGGATACCGGTTCCGCTCGATCGTCGGAAATCGCGCCTTTTACGGGAACTTCGAGGTGCGCTTTCCGCTGGTGGACGTCATTGCGACTCCGGTCATGACGTTTCGCGAGATACGAGGCTCGCTGTTCTTCGACGTCGGCGCCGCATGGTTCAACGGGCAGGATTACACCTTCTACGAGGATGGTGCGCTCCAGGACGGGCTTGCTTCGGTGGGCTACGGAATCTCGTTCAATTTATTCGGCCTCCAGCTCAACTGGGACTTCGCGAAACGTACGGATCTGGACTCGTTCGATGGTGATCTGGAAACCTCGTTCTGGATCGGCCCGACGTTCTAG